The Bremerella cremea sequence AAATCCGATAATCTCAGTTCACGCCATCAGAAATGGCCCCGCTGTTCGCCCAAATTATCGATTGGTAGCTGCATGATTAATTCTCTAAAAGCCAATTGCCTTAGTTGTACTTGTTCACCGAAAGACAATCGGGGAGCGAAAAAGTTCGGAAGAAACTTACCGAAAGTCGGTGGTGACAGAGTCCGTGAAGTGGACGGTGGCGTGTCCTTTGCGGATACGGCGTTGTTCTGCGCCGAACGTTACGTCGAGTTGCCAGTGGCATCCTGGTTTCACCGCCACGGTGATTGCATTCGAACACCCCTCCTAACTTCTGCGGGTTTTAGTCTCTTACGATCATCTGGCGACTTTTCTTTCTGGTCGGTTGGCCGTTATTGTTTATTCGCCCGCCCGTTCCAAGTTTCTGTTCCTAACTGGTTCGTCTGTTACGCTGGTTCTCGCTGCGGTAGCAGAACCCTGAATTCGTCGAGCTTTTCTGTCTTGGGACCGATTTCTGTTCGTTTTACTACGCTTTGGCCATGTGCGTCTGGAATTTTCTAACGATTTGACGCAAATTAGTAACAGATCGCCATCCCCATCACTGCCCTGCCCCATAGGACTAGTCGATATGAGTTTTTATTGCCGAACACATCTGCTTGGGTTGCTGACCACTCTGTTGATCTTATCTGGCCAAATGGTATGGGCGGCCGAAAAAGCTGGTGACTCGCAGCGGCCGAATATCTTGTTTGTGTTGTGCGATGACCTGCGTCCTGATGCGGTGGGCTGCCTGGGGAGCGAGCATGTGAAAACGCCGAACATCGATCGTTTGGCGGAGGAAGGGATTCTGTTCCACAATTCGTTCTGCACGACTTCTCTTTGTTCACCGAGCCGGGCTTCGATTTTGACGGGGCTTTATGCTCACACGCATGGCGTCACGAATAACTTTACCGAGTTTCCGGACGAGACGGCGACGTTCCCGAAGCGTTTGCAAGATGCCGGGTACGAAACGGCTTACATCGGGAAGTATCACATGGGTGAAGACAACGATCAGCCTCGGGCTGGTTTCGATTGGTTTGTTACCCACAAAGGACAAGGCAAGTATTTCGATACCGAGTTCAACATCAATGGCCAAGGAAGCCAGTTGATGAAGGGATACTATACGCACGTCGTCACCGACATGGCGTTAGACTGGCTGAAGAAAGATCACGGCGATAAGCCGTGGTGTTTGATGATCGGCCAGAAGGCGCCCCACAGCTTTTATTTTCCGGAGCCCAAGTACGAGCATGCGTTCGACGAGGTCGAAGTGAAGTACCCGGCAACGGCATTTCAACTCGATGACAAGCCGAAATGGATTAAGGAACGGCTTTACACTTGGCACGGAATCTATGGACCGCTGTTCGACTGGCGGAAAGATTTTCCGGACGATAGCCCGGAAGGGGTTCAGGCCTTTGAAGATATGGTTCATGCCTATTGGGGAACCATCTTGAGTGTCGATGACAGCATGGGCCAGCTTTATGACTACCTGGAAAAGAGTGGCCAGCTCGATAACACGGTCATCGTTTTCATGGGGGATAACGGCTTGCTGGAAGGGGAAGATGGAATGGTTGACAAGCGGACGGCGCACGAGATGAGTATCCGTGTGCCGCTGGTGGTTCGTTATCCGCAGTTGGGTAAAGGCAAGTCGGTGGACCAGCAGATTCTTACCGTCGACATGGCCCCCACCTTGATCGAACTGGCCGGGGCCAAGCCAATGGAAGATATCCACGGCAAGTCTTGGGCAAAGCTGGCGAAAACCGGGGACGACGATTGGCGGACGGCCTGGATGTATTACTACAATTACGAAAAACAGTTCCCTTACACGCCCAATGTCCGCGCTTTGCGAACCGATCGTTGGAAATATATTCGTTATCCCCATGGCGACGGCTCGCCAGATCGACACATGGCCGAACTGTACGACTTGAAGAACGACCCCGGCGAAACGATTAACTTGGCCGAGAAGCCAGAACATGCCTCACGGGTAAGCCAACTCCGCAAGGAACTTACCGAGGTGATGGCCAACGTAGGGCTTACGGAGGCAACCGATAAAATGCCACTGGACGAGGGAATTGGCCAGGAATTACCGGATGCTAAGATTCGGTAGCGGCATATACGATATTCGCCGCCCCCCATTCATGTTACGATGAGGCTTTCACCAAGGAGGAAGAAAGTTACGTGGTTGAACCATTTCCCACCCCAGGTTTTGCCGTAACCGGCATGTTGAAGCGTACCAAAGTCGCCGCCACCATCGGTCCGAGTTGCAGCGAGACCGATACGCTCGAGAACGTGGTGCGCGCTGGGGCGGATGCCTGTTTGCTTGATCTGACCCAGGGTAAACGTACGGACTGGCAAGCAAGTTACGATGTCGTCCGCGAAGTGGAAGGGTTAGCCAAACAGCCGGTAGCAATTTTGGCCCGCATTAACAGTGCAGATGGCCAGTTCTCGCTTGCCAATGCAATCAGCTCTGGCGTGATTGCCTGGCTCGCTCAACAAGAGATCGAGTACGTCACCACGTCGGTCGCCGAAGGATCGCGGTCGATTCAACAAGTGCGCGAAGCACTCGACCACGCAGGCAGCAAGGCCGCCATCTTGGCCCGGCTCGATCATGGCAGCAACTACCGCGACATCGACAGCATCATTCAATCGTCCGATGGGGTGATTGTAACTTCGACCGGGCTATCGGAACTTGAAAAATGGTCGATCCCGGTCATGCAGAAAATGGTAGCCCGGCAGTGCCAGATTGGGGCCAAGCCGTGCGTGGTGCAGCGAGGTGTTTTAAGCTCGATGCAGCATGCCCTGGAACCGACCGATGGCGAAGTCTTTGATATCGCGAACATTGTCTTCGATCATGCCGACGCAATTCTCCTCGGGGATGAAACAGCGACCGGCAATCATCCGACCGAAGCGGTGGAAGTTGTTTCCAAGACGGTAATCGCGACGGAAAGCCTGATGGAAATCACCGACCGCCCGATCAAGGTTGGCTTTGGACAACCCCCGAACACCGCAGCGCTGGCGTACTCGATTCGGCATATCTTGAAAATGCAAGAGATTGCTGCGGTTGGGGTTTATTCTCATACGACTTCCACCGCCGGCGTGATCGCCAAGAACTGGATCGACTGTCCTATTCTGGCTTTATCAGATGTGCCTGAGACGGTCCGCAAGATGGGCATCTACCACGGTGTGGTGTCTCGGCAAATGAAAGCGCCGTCGAACACGGCTGAGATGCTTTCTTCCACAACTTCGATCGCCAAACAGATCGGGCTGGTAGCCCCAGGCGACCGGATGATTGTTGTTTCCGAACTTCCGCTGCACACGGGAGAAAACGCCAACGCGTTCGTTATCGAAACGATTCGATAACGATTACTGGCTGGCGAGAATCGAACTAGCTGAACTCGCCGCGGATGTATTGCCGCGTGTACTCTTGCTTGGGCTGCTCGAACAGTTCCTTGGTCTCGTTATGCTCGACCAAGTAACCGGTCCGCCCACCTTGGGTCGTATCGACGTACAGGAACGCCGTCTTGTCCGCCACACGCTGAGCTTGCTGCATGTTGTGCGTGACGATGGCGATGGTGTACTTCTTCTTGAGCTCTTTCATGAGCTCTTCGATCTTACGCGTAGCGATCGGATCGAGAGCCGAGCAAGGCTCGTCCATCAACAACACTTCTGGTTCAACCGCAATTGCCCGGGCAATGCACAAACGCTGCTGCTGACCACCTGAAAGCGACAAGCCGCTTTGCTTCAGCTTGTCTTTGACTTCGTCCCACAGGGCAGCGCCCCGTAAGGCTCGTTCGACAACTTCGTCGTAGTTGCCCCGATAGCCGTTGATGCGTAGCCCGTAGGTGATGTTCTTATAGATACTCATCGCGAACGGGTTTGGTTGCTGAAACACCATGCCAATGTGGCGGCGAACGGCAACCGGGTCGATTGTTGGGCTGTAGATGTTCTGCCCACGGAACTGAACGTGCCCCTCGAAGCGAAAGCCTCGAATCAGGTCGTTCATGCGATTCAAGCAGCGAAGAACGGTGCTTTTACCGCAACCGGAAGGACCAATAAAAGCGGTAATTTCACCCTGTTGAATCGGGATGCGTGTGTCTCGTACGGCCTTGAAATTGCCGTAATAGAGCTCTTTCACATCGCAGTCGATAACAGTCTTACCGGCTTCGTCGTTGGCAATCATGCTTTGCTAAAGCCTTATGCAATGCTTCTAACGTGTGGGCCCGCCCCGCGAGAGGCTTTTACCAATCAAGTTCGTCACTAAAACCCCCAGCACTAAAACCAGAGAAGCGGACCAAGCCATTTCCTTCTGGTTATCTATGGGAGAGCTGGAGAAGTTGTAAATCAAAACTGCCATCGACGCCGTCGCGTCGTTGAGTTGTAAACCGTTAAATTCGCTGTACAGCCAGTAATTGCTGAACAAGGCGGTAAACAACAAGGGAGCCGTCTCTCCGGCAGCGCGAGCCACTGATAGCATAACGCCCGTTAGGATCCCCGGCAATGCAGTAGGCAGCGTCACATGCCACAAGGTCTGGGTTTGGGTTGCCCCCATTCCGATGGATGCCTCCTTCATTTTGCGAGGCACCATCCGAATGGCCTCCTCCGCCGTCAGCATGACCACAGGAAGCATCAAAATGGAAAGAGCTACTCCCCCGGCATAAGCCGAGAAACCGCCTGTAACGAGCACCACGGCCCCATAAGTAAAGACCCCCGCCAAGATCGAGGGGAACCCACTTAAAACTTTTGCACAAAACCGCACTACTTTTGCTATCTTGCTGGTAGGGCCCAATTCGGACAAAAAGATTGCGGACATGATTCCAAAGGGGACACTAATCAACCCGGCGATGCCCACCATGACGATCGTACCGATCAAGGCATTTCCAAAGCCCCCCCCATCCTCGGAAACCGTCGGAGGGAGTGCGGTGAAGTTTTCCCAGGTCAGCTTGGATGCTCCTCGATAGAAAAGCATAAAGATCACCGAGATCAACGGTACCAAGGCCATGAACGTCATAATCGTCACGGTACCGCTAAGAAGAATGCTTAGCAGGGCGCGGGGTTTTCTTAGCGATCGTTCTAAACGGCTAATATCGACTTCAGGAAGCTGAGGGGGTTGGTTCGGTGAGGTGGCCATCAGTTCAATCCTTTCAGGCCTGCCGTAGCCCGTTGCAGGATCAACGCTCCGATAACGTTCACGCCCAGCGTAATCGCCATCAGAACCAACCCGGCGTACATTAGCACGCCGACTTTCATCTCGTCGCTGCCAGCCTCTTGAAAGTTATTCGCCAGCAAAGCAGCCAAGGTATTCGCAGGGGAAAATAGCGAAACTTTGATGGTGTTCACATTTCCTACCAGCATGGCCAGGGCCATTGTTTCTCCGAGGGCTCGCCCGAAAGCCAGAACCACCCCGCCGAAGATGCCACCAGAAGCCGTAGGTAAAATCACCGAGAGAATCGTTTCCCAGCGAGTCGCCCCGAGCCCGTACGATGCTTCGCGCAGTTTCGGGGGGACAGCGACTAAGGCATCTCGGCTGATCGCCGAAATCGTGGGCAGGATCATAATGGCCAAGACAAACGAGGCTGGCAGCATCCCAGTGCCTTCAAAGCGAGTTCCAAACAGAGGAAACCAGCCCATGTTCTCGTACAGCCAATTGCACGAATCTCGCATCAAGGGAATGACGACAAAGATCCCCCACAATCCGTAAACCACGCTCGGAATTGCAGCGAGCAACTCAACCAGGTTTTTCAGGGCCGTTTCCGCAGCGGCAGGCATTTTTCCCCAGAAGCGGTGAAATTGAACACCGAACAGCTTTAACACCTGAAAAACAAAGTTGCCGAGATACCCTTCGCTAAGGAAGACAGCAACCGAAACGCCAAACAAAGAACCGATCAGCAGGGCTAACGTAGAACTATATAGTGTGCCCCAGATCTCGGGCAAAATCCCAAACTCTTTGGTATTGGGATCCCAGGTTTGGCTGGTCAGAAAGCCAAACCCATACTCTTGAATCGCCGGGCCAGCCTTCCAAGTAATCTCGAAGACGATGTAACACATCACGGCGATGGTCAGCCAGGCAAACGCCAAACAGGTGTAGCGAAATACCAAATCGGTGACGATCTCTCGTAGTGTCGGAGGCCTCGAGATCGGCGACTTCTTGTATTGATCCATGATATAGCGCCAAAGCACCCAATTGGGCACCAGGCCTGGTGCTTGATTTCACCAAGCCCGGCACAGGCTGTGCTATTTACCTACCGTGATATTGTCGAGAGCCGCCGAGACTTTTTCGACCACCGTTTCCGGCAGCGGAATGTATCCCAGCGATTCGCTCGATTTCTGGCCTTCAGTCAGGCAGTATTGAATGAGCTCTTTGAACACCTTCAATTTTTCTTCGCTTTCGTACTTCTTGTAAGCGATGATCCAGGTGTAAGTGACAATCGGGTACGATTCCTTGCCTTCTGGATCAGGCAGCCAGGCAATCAAGTCGGCTGGCATTTCCACACCCGCCAAGGCCGCTTGGGCGGAAGCAATCGATGGCTTGATGAACTCGCCAGACTTGTTTTCCAGCGTAACCATCGCCAACTTGGCTTTCATGGCATAGCCAAATTCAACATAGCCAATCGAGCCCGGGTTTTGGGCCAACGAAGTCGTCACCCCTTCGTTCCCCTTTGACTTAGTCCCGACAGGCCAGTTGGGGGCTTTGTTGGTGCCAGGGCTCTCGGCAAATTCTTTGCTAATCGTGCTTAGATGCTGCGTGAAGACGTACGTGGTTCCACTCGAATCGGAACGCACAACCACGTTGATATCGAGGTCAGGCAGATTTACCCCTTCGTTGGTGGCGGCAATCTTAGGATCGTTCCACTTCTCGATCTTACCGAGGAAGATATCAACGTAAGCCTCTCGCGAGAGCTTTAGCTGGTCGACCCCATCCAGGTTATAGGCCAGCACGATGGCACCGGCAGTCATGGGCAGAAGTTGAACGCCCCGTTCCACCTTGGCCATTTCGTC is a genomic window containing:
- a CDS encoding sulfatase family protein, with product MSFYCRTHLLGLLTTLLILSGQMVWAAEKAGDSQRPNILFVLCDDLRPDAVGCLGSEHVKTPNIDRLAEEGILFHNSFCTTSLCSPSRASILTGLYAHTHGVTNNFTEFPDETATFPKRLQDAGYETAYIGKYHMGEDNDQPRAGFDWFVTHKGQGKYFDTEFNINGQGSQLMKGYYTHVVTDMALDWLKKDHGDKPWCLMIGQKAPHSFYFPEPKYEHAFDEVEVKYPATAFQLDDKPKWIKERLYTWHGIYGPLFDWRKDFPDDSPEGVQAFEDMVHAYWGTILSVDDSMGQLYDYLEKSGQLDNTVIVFMGDNGLLEGEDGMVDKRTAHEMSIRVPLVVRYPQLGKGKSVDQQILTVDMAPTLIELAGAKPMEDIHGKSWAKLAKTGDDDWRTAWMYYYNYEKQFPYTPNVRALRTDRWKYIRYPHGDGSPDRHMAELYDLKNDPGETINLAEKPEHASRVSQLRKELTEVMANVGLTEATDKMPLDEGIGQELPDAKIR
- a CDS encoding pyruvate kinase yields the protein MVEPFPTPGFAVTGMLKRTKVAATIGPSCSETDTLENVVRAGADACLLDLTQGKRTDWQASYDVVREVEGLAKQPVAILARINSADGQFSLANAISSGVIAWLAQQEIEYVTTSVAEGSRSIQQVREALDHAGSKAAILARLDHGSNYRDIDSIIQSSDGVIVTSTGLSELEKWSIPVMQKMVARQCQIGAKPCVVQRGVLSSMQHALEPTDGEVFDIANIVFDHADAILLGDETATGNHPTEAVEVVSKTVIATESLMEITDRPIKVGFGQPPNTAALAYSIRHILKMQEIAAVGVYSHTTSTAGVIAKNWIDCPILALSDVPETVRKMGIYHGVVSRQMKAPSNTAEMLSSTTSIAKQIGLVAPGDRMIVVSELPLHTGENANAFVIETIR
- the pstB gene encoding phosphate ABC transporter ATP-binding protein PstB; the encoded protein is MIANDEAGKTVIDCDVKELYYGNFKAVRDTRIPIQQGEITAFIGPSGCGKSTVLRCLNRMNDLIRGFRFEGHVQFRGQNIYSPTIDPVAVRRHIGMVFQQPNPFAMSIYKNITYGLRINGYRGNYDEVVERALRGAALWDEVKDKLKQSGLSLSGGQQQRLCIARAIAVEPEVLLMDEPCSALDPIATRKIEELMKELKKKYTIAIVTHNMQQAQRVADKTAFLYVDTTQGGRTGYLVEHNETKELFEQPKQEYTRQYIRGEFS
- the pstA gene encoding phosphate ABC transporter permease PstA, which gives rise to MATSPNQPPQLPEVDISRLERSLRKPRALLSILLSGTVTIMTFMALVPLISVIFMLFYRGASKLTWENFTALPPTVSEDGGGFGNALIGTIVMVGIAGLISVPFGIMSAIFLSELGPTSKIAKVVRFCAKVLSGFPSILAGVFTYGAVVLVTGGFSAYAGGVALSILMLPVVMLTAEEAIRMVPRKMKEASIGMGATQTQTLWHVTLPTALPGILTGVMLSVARAAGETAPLLFTALFSNYWLYSEFNGLQLNDATASMAVLIYNFSSSPIDNQKEMAWSASLVLVLGVLVTNLIGKSLSRGGPTR
- the pstC gene encoding phosphate ABC transporter permease subunit PstC; amino-acid sequence: MDQYKKSPISRPPTLREIVTDLVFRYTCLAFAWLTIAVMCYIVFEITWKAGPAIQEYGFGFLTSQTWDPNTKEFGILPEIWGTLYSSTLALLIGSLFGVSVAVFLSEGYLGNFVFQVLKLFGVQFHRFWGKMPAAAETALKNLVELLAAIPSVVYGLWGIFVVIPLMRDSCNWLYENMGWFPLFGTRFEGTGMLPASFVLAIMILPTISAISRDALVAVPPKLREASYGLGATRWETILSVILPTASGGIFGGVVLAFGRALGETMALAMLVGNVNTIKVSLFSPANTLAALLANNFQEAGSDEMKVGVLMYAGLVLMAITLGVNVIGALILQRATAGLKGLN
- the pstS gene encoding phosphate ABC transporter substrate-binding protein PstS translates to MKNTLFKLGTYVALAAVIVATTGCGSGSGTKLQGAGASFPAPLYTSWFKEFSKSHKGVQIDYQSVGSGTGVSSVIDGTVDFGASDAAMKEDEMAKVERGVQLLPMTAGAIVLAYNLDGVDQLKLSREAYVDIFLGKIEKWNDPKIAATNEGVNLPDLDINVVVRSDSSGTTYVFTQHLSTISKEFAESPGTNKAPNWPVGTKSKGNEGVTTSLAQNPGSIGYVEFGYAMKAKLAMVTLENKSGEFIKPSIASAQAALAGVEMPADLIAWLPDPEGKESYPIVTYTWIIAYKKYESEEKLKVFKELIQYCLTEGQKSSESLGYIPLPETVVEKVSAALDNITVGK